A stretch of DNA from Saccharomycodes ludwigii strain NBRC 1722 chromosome I, whole genome shotgun sequence:
tttattttttttttattattgctttTACAACCACGTTAACTACTTAAAACAtcaaagagaaagaaaaaaaacaaaaaaaaacaaaaaacaaacattgTCATTAATACAACAATTTAATTATCATGTCCACTTTACCAAAAACCGGGAATACAAAGAAAGTCGAATTATATACACCAGAATACTATGCTCTTTGTACATTAGGGGGGCTGCTAGCCTGTGGTCCTACACATTCGTTAGTTTGTCCATTAGATGTAGTTAAATGTCGTTTGCAAGTCGATAGGTCATTATACAAGGGCAATTTCGATGGCTTCAAGAAGATTTTTACCCAAGAGGGGTTAAAGGGTCTATATACTGGTGTTAAACCAACTGCAATTGGTTACTCATTTCAAGGTGCTACTAAATATGGTGGATATGAATTTTTCAAACATTCTTATGCCAAATTAGTAGGTGAGGATTTGGCCTTCAAGTATAGAACTTCATTATATTTGGCTGCTTCTGCCTCTGCTGAATTTTTGGCCGATATCTTATTGTGTCCATTTGAAGCTGTTAAAGTTAAGCAACAAACTACATTAACCACGCATCATAAAAGTATGGGTGCTGTCTGGAAGGAGATGAGCGGTTCATTATATAGGGGTATTGCTCCGTTATGGACTAGACAAATTCCCTACACCATGTGTAAGTTTACTTCTTTTGAAAGAATCGTTGAGGCTATATATGATAAAATTCCTACTCCAAAATCTGAAATGAGTAGTTTGCAACAAACTGGTGTTTCATTTGTCGGTGGTTATTTGGCTGGTATTTTATGTGCCATTGTTTCCCACCCTGCTGATGTTATGGTTTCTAAAATTAATGCCGAAAAATTGCCAAATGAAACCACCGGTCAAGCTTTAGGCAGAATTTATGGTAAAATTGGATTTGTTGGGTTATGGAATGGGTTAT
This window harbors:
- the PIC2 gene encoding Cu/Pi carrier (similar to Saccharomyces cerevisiae YER053C | PIC2 | PI Carrier), giving the protein MSTLPKTGNTKKVELYTPEYYALCTLGGLLACGPTHSLVCPLDVVKCRLQVDRSLYKGNFDGFKKIFTQEGLKGLYTGVKPTAIGYSFQGATKYGGYEFFKHSYAKLVGEDLAFKYRTSLYLAASASAEFLADILLCPFEAVKVKQQTTLTTHHKSMGAVWKEMSGSLYRGIAPLWTRQIPYTMCKFTSFERIVEAIYDKIPTPKSEMSSLQQTGVSFVGGYLAGILCAIVSHPADVMVSKINAEKLPNETTGQALGRIYGKIGFVGLWNGLFMRIFMIGTLTSLQWLIYDSFKVYVGLPTTGGSSEEQKEE